The Arachis duranensis cultivar V14167 chromosome 2, aradu.V14167.gnm2.J7QH, whole genome shotgun sequence genome has a window encoding:
- the LOC107472898 gene encoding helicase sen1 isoform X5 gives MDSRILSSTTAQSTEREEGEWSDDEVSADVNGSHNLLQQSQVSQEQTTSGMVDGGGVASESKSGNITSESKSGNTKGPDSTIDEKSSRASVGLESNSTEQKSNIVPNSDGSIKSEASNDAQEEPSLIPKQKEVKGIEASHALRCANNPGKRKIDQRKEEMLGKKRNRQTMFLNLEDVKQAGPMKSSTPRRQNFSSPIITRTVKEVRNVAAQVERVGAAKDQKQVETSFAEGGIHADLHEPKSDSNGDNSGPLGRSRRLNSETEPPAEVNLPPIPRQGSWKQPTDSRQQKNVLGSSRKLGQTGQSSNSNDVKVGNKKHAPMKKQTPVSIQPQDTSVERLIREVTSEKFWHHPEETELQCVPGRFESVEEYVRVFEPLLFEECRAQLYSTWEESMETVSRDTHIMVRVKANESRERGWYDVKLLPPLHDFKWPFKEGDVAVLSSPRPGSVRSKQSSASLAQDDGEAEITGRVVGTVRRHKPIDTRDPTGAILHYYVGDSYDPIRVDDDHIIRKLQIGSIWYLTILGSLATTQREYVALHAFRRLNSQMQTAILQPSPEHFPKYEQQTPAMPECFTPNFVDHLRRTFNEPQLAAIQWAATHTAAGTSSGTTKRQEPWPFTLVQGPPGTGKTHTVWGMLNVIHLVQYQHYYTSLLKHVAPESYKQANEISSDNAPMGSIDEVLQNMNQNLLRTLPKLVPKPRMLVCAPSNAATDELLARVLDRGFIDGEMKVYRPDVARVGVDSQTRAAQAVSVERRTEQLLGKSQEEVLGWMHQLKNREAQLTQQLHCLHRELNATAAAVRSQGSVGVDPDVLMARDQSRDALLQNLAAVVEGRDKVLVEMSRLALLESRFRPGSGFNWEEARASLEASFANEAEIVFTTVSSSGRKLFSRLSHGFDMVVIDEAAQASEVGVLPPLSLGAARCVLVGDPQQLPATVISKAAGTLMYSRSLFERFQQAGCPTMLLSVQYRMHPQIRDFPSRYFYQGRLTDSESVVKLPDEVYHKDPLLRPYIFYDIRHGRESHRGGSVSYQNIHEAQFCLRLYEHLQKTLKSLGMGKISVGIITPYKLQLKCLQREFEEVLNSEEGKDLYINTVDAFQGQERDVIIMSCVRASSHGVGFVADIRRMNVALTRARRALWVMGNANALVQSDDWAALIIDAKSRNCYMEMDSLPKDFMVSKGPTYTPLPGKASSNMRGMRSGGQRFRGMEAHGDPRMGAPCEDDEKMGAPASFRNGNHRSSRYPMENSLDDFDHMGDKSRDSWQYGAQKKQNSAGNGGKRDV, from the exons ATGGATTCACGGATACTAAGTTCAACAACTGCTCAATCCACAGAGAGGGAAGAAGGGGAATGGTCTGATGACGAGGTCTCTGCCGATGTAAATGGATCTCATAATTTGCTCCAACAAAGTCAAGTGTCGCAAGAGCAAACAACATCTGGGATGGTGGATGGGGGTGGAGTGGCTTCTGAAAGTAAGTCTGGCAATATTACTTCTGAAAGCAAGTCTGGTAATACTAAAGGTCCTGATAGTACAATTGATGAAAAGAGTAGCCGTGCCTCTGTAGGTCTAGAGTCAAATTCTACTGAACAGAAGAGCAACATTGTCCCAAATTCAGATGGCAGTATAAAAAGTGAAGCTTCTAATGATGCTCAAGAGGAGCCAAGTTTAATTCCTAAGCAAAAAGAAGTGAAAGGTATTGAAGCTAGTCATGCTCTTAGGTGTGCAAATAATCCTGGGAAAAGAAAGATTGACCAGCGCAAAGAGGAAATGTTGGGAAAGAAACGAAATAGACAGACTATGTTTCTTAACTTGGAAGATGTCAAGCAGGCAGGTCCTATGAAATCTTCAACACCAAGAAGGCAGAATTTTTCATCCCCTATTATAACTCGTACCGTAAAGGAGGTCCGTAATGTTGCTGCACAAGTTGAGCGTGTTGGAGCAGCTAAGGATCAGAAACAGGTTGAGACATCTTTTGCTGAAGGTGGCATCCATGCTGACTTACATGAACCTAAATCTGATTCTAATGGTGATAATTCTGGACCACTTGGTAGGTCTAGGAGGCTAAACAGTGAGACGGAACCTCCGGCAGAGGTTAATTTACCACCCATTCCAAGACAGGGTTCATGGAAACAACCAACAGATTCAAGACAGCAGAAGAATGTACTTGGTTCAAGTAGGAAGTTGGGGCAGACTGGTCAAAGCTCCAACTCCAATGATGTCAAGGTGGGAAACAAAAAACATGCTCCTATGAAGAAGCAGACTCCTGTCAGCATCCAGCCCCAAGACACATCTGTTGAACGCCTTATACGGGAGGTTACCAGTGAAAAATTTTGGCACCACCCAG AGGAAACTGAGCTACAATGTGTCCCTGGACGGTTTGAGTCGGTCGAAGAGTATGTCAGAGTATTTGAACCTTTACTCTTTGAGGAATGTCGGGCTCAATTATACAGTACATGGGAAGAATCAATGGAGACAGTATCAAGGGATACTCATATTATGGTGAGAGTAAAAGCAAATGAATCAAGAGAAAGAG GATGGTATGATGTGAAACTACTTCCTCCATTACATGACTTCAAATGGCCATTTAAGGAGGGAGATGTTGCAGTCCTATCATCTCCTAGGCCTGGATCAG TCAGGTCCAAGCAGAGCAGTGCATCTTTAGCTCAGGATGATGGGGAAGCGGAAATCACTGGACGAGTGGTTGGAACAGTTAGGCGACACAAACCTATTGATACCCGTGATCCAACTGGTGCaattctccattattatgtTGGGGACTCTTATGATCCTATCAG GGTTGATGATGATCATATCATAAGAAAACTTCAAATTGGAAGCATTTGGTACCTCACAATACTTGGATCTCTTGCTACCACACAGAGGGAGTATGTTGCTCTACATGCATTTCGTCGCTTAAATTCACAG ATGCAAACTGCTATCCTTCAGCCTAGTCCTGAACACTTCCCTAAATATGAGCAGCAGACCCCTGCCATGCCTGAATGCTTTACACCAAACTTTGTTGATCATCTTCGTAGGACCTTTAATGAACCCCAGTTGGCAGCAATCCAATGGGCTGCCACGCATACAGCTGCTGGTACAAGTAGTGGAACAACAAAAAGGCAAGAACCGTGGCCCTTTACCCTTGTTCAGGGACCTCCAGGAACAGGAAAGACGCATACTGTATGGGGAATGTTGAATGTCATTCACCTTGTGCAGTATCAGCATTACTACACCTCCTTGCTTAAGCATGTAGCCCCGGAAAGCTACAAGCAAGCTAATGAGATCAGTTCAGATAATGCACCCATGGGATCTATTGATGAAGTTCTTCAAAACATGAACCAGAATCTCTTGCGTACTTTGCCTAAGTTGGTCCCCAAACCTAGAATGTTGGTTTGTGCTCCATCTAATGCTGCCACTGATGAGCTTCTTGCTCGTGTCCTTGATCGTGGATTTATTGATGGTGAGATGAAAGTATATCGACCCGATGTGGCTCGAGTTGGGGTTGATTCTCAGACACGTGCTGCCCAAGCAGTTTCTGTTGAGCGTAGAACTGAACAGCTTTTGGGCAAGAGTCAGGAGGAAGTTCTTGGATGGATGCATCAGTTAAAGAATCGCGAGGCTCAGTTGACTCAGCAGTTACATTGTCTTCATAGAGAACTTAATGCTACTGCCGCTGCAGTTCGTTCCCAAGGATCTGTTGGTGTTGACCCTGATGTTCTCATGGCCAGGGATCAGAGTCGGGATGCTCTACTGCAAAATCTTGCTGCTGTAGTTGAAGGAAGGGACAAGGTTTTGGTTGAGATGTCTCGCCTTGCGCTTTTGGAAAGTAGGTTCCGACCTGGTAGTGGTTTCAATTGGGAAGAGGCCCGTGCCAGTTTGGAGGCCAGTTTTGCCAATGAAGCAGAGATAGTTTTCACTACAGTTTCCAGCAGTGGTCGCAAGTTGTTCTCTCGTCTTTCCCATGGCTTTGATATGGTGGTCATTGACGAGGCAGCTCAAGCCAGTGAGGTGGGAGTTCTGCCTCCCCTCTCTCTTGGTGCAGCTCGATGTGTTCTGGTCGGAGATCCTCAGCAGCTTCCTGCTACAGTTATTAGCAAGGCTGCTGGAACATTGATGTACAGTAGGAGTCTTTTTGAGAGATTCCAACAAGCAGGTTGCCCGACAATGTTGTTGTCTGTGCAGTATAGAATGCATCCCCAAATTCGAGATTTCCCTTCTAGGTACTTCTATCAGGGGCGACTTACTGACAGTGAAAGCGTGGTTAAATTGCCTGATGAGGTATACCACAAGGACCCTTTACTTAGACCTTATATATTCTATGATATCAGACATGGACGGGAGTCTCACAGGGGTGGATCAGTCTCTTATCAAAACATACATGAAGCACAATTTTGTCTCCGATTGTATGAGCATCTTCAGAAAACTTTGAAATCTTTGGGTATGGGAAAGATTAGTGTTGGCATAATTACTCCTTACAAGCTGCAGCTGAAATGCCTCCAGCGTGAATTTGAGGAAGTCTTAAATTCGGAAGAAGGGAAGGACCTATATATTAATACTGTAGATGCTTTCCAAGGTCAAGAACGAGATGTCATTATAATGTCGTGTGTGCGTGCTTCTAGTCATGGTGTTGGCTTTGTTGCAGATATTAGACGGATGAATGTTGCACTTACACGTGCAAGGAGGGCCCTTTGG GTCATGGGAAATGCAAATGCTCTGGTACAATCTGATGATTGGGCTGCGTTGATTATTGATGCAAAATCCCGAAATTGCTATATGGAGATGGACTCCCTTCCGAAGGACTTTATGGTATCGAAGGGACCTACTTACACGCCACTGCCTGGTAAGGCTTCCTCAAATATGAGGGGCATGAGATCAGGTGGACAAAGGTTTAGAGGAATGGAGGCGCATGGGGATCCCAGGATGGGCGCACCATGTGAAGATGATGAAAAGATGGGTGCACCAGCAAGCTTCAGAAATGGGAATCATCGATCTTCAAGATATCCAATGGAGAATTCTTTAGACGATTTTGACCATATGGGCGATAAATCCAGAGATTCCTGGCAGTATGGTGCACAGAAGAAGCAGAACTCTGCTGGAAATGGGGGAAAGAGAGATGTGTAA